A genome region from Marasmius oreades isolate 03SP1 chromosome 5, whole genome shotgun sequence includes the following:
- a CDS encoding uncharacterized protein (CAZy:AA7) — MAPSCSNAIAVQCIPGFTGQILTPSSALYQPANQRFSATAVLQPAFIARPATDSDISRILQFALGQDPKLELAVKGGGVNPYPAASSDGGLVIDLSLMNTVSVSGDKQTVTVGGGAKWGDVYAEADKQGVAVVGGSVHLVGVGGSALAGGYSPLSGQYGMAVDNMLSATVVLADGRVVKTDATNEPDLFWAIRGGVNQFGVVTQMVFATHPSPGPITMGSLVYPSSDLPEVLQALHDHLAHQDPSSKMILMFARSPDPSILILPYIENQKTDPDTVLAPFRTLATPVFEGVGTVNNFSTVAHGADSSLGGPPRVTIDGALFSDVWDDTVTSVYQSWEQFSNDSRFQSTIVMWEFSHPAKIASKPVDSTAFAARSPHFYMTATARNTDPADDAQVAEWTSQVAKSVRQAQVQKTGNALPIPASLAQSPQTETVEDVFGSNLPKLRTVKAKYDPGKVWSKGWVIEPDFSS, encoded by the exons ATGGCTCCCTCGTGTAGTAACGCTATCGCTGTGCAGTGCATTCCAGGCTTCACTGGCCAGATCCTAACGCCTTCTTCCGCACTGTACCAGCCTGCCAACCAGCGTTTTTCTGCCACCGCTGTCCTCCAACCAGCTTTCATCGCTCGGCCTGCCACCGATTCCGATATTTCTCGCATACTTCAATTTGCACTTGGTCAGGACCCCAAACTTGAGCTTGCAGTTAAGGGAGGGGGCGTAAATCCATACCCTGCTGCCTCTTCGGACGGCGGTTTAGTGATCGATTTGTCACTAATGAATACCGTTTCTGTTTCTGGCGACAAGCAAACGGTGACAGTAGGAGGCGGTGCTAAGTGGGGCGATGTCTACGCAGAGGCCGACAAACAAGGGGTCGCCGTTGTCGGCGGAAGTGTTCATCTTGTTGGTGTTGGCGGGTCAGCTTTAGCAGGAGGATACTCTCCTTTGTCCGGACAATATGGTATGGCGGTCGACAATATGCTTTCAGCGACAGTCGTGTTGGCGGATGGCCGCGTCGTCAAGACTGACGCCACAAATGAACCCGACCTCTTTTGGGCGATTCGAG GTGGTGTCAATCAGTTTGGCGTGGTTACACAGATGGTTTTCGCAACCCATCCTTCCCCTGGCCCAATCACGATGGGATCCCTTGTTTACCCTTCGAGCGATCTACCCGAGGTTTTACAAGCTCTCCAC GACCATCTCGCTCATCAAGACCCGAGTTCTAAAATGATTCTCATGTTCGCCCGATCGCCAGAT CCTAGTATTTTGATTCTCCCTTATATCGAAAACCAGAAGACCGACCCAGACACTGTTCTTGCACCCTTCCGAACACTTGCTACGCCAGTTTTTGAAGGTGTAGGCACCGTTAACAACTTCTCCACGGTAGCCCATGGTGCCGACTCGTCCTTAGGCGGACCTCCTCGTGTCACCATCGACGGCGCATTATTCTCTGATGTCTGGGATGACACCGTCACGTCTGTCTATCAGAGCTGGGAACAATTCAGCAACGATTCGAGGTTCCAGAGTACCATCGTTATGTGGGAATTCTCGCACCCCGCCAAGATCGCTTCAAAACCGGTCGACAGTACTGCATTCGCTGCTCGAAGCCCGCATTTCTACATGACTGCGACTGCAAG AAACACGGATCCAGCTGATGACGCCCAAGTTGCTGAATGGACATCACAAGTCGCCAAGTCCGTTAGGCAAGcacaagttcagaaaactggaAATGCCCTTCCCATCCCGGCTAGCCTTGCTCAAAGTCCGCAGACTGAGACCGTTGAGGACGTCTTTGGCTCGAATCTTCCCAAGTTGAGGACGGTAAAAGCCAAGTATGACCCTGGCAAGGTTTGGAGTAAGGGTTGGGTTATCGAGCCTGACTTCAGCTCATGA